A genomic stretch from Sceloporus undulatus isolate JIND9_A2432 ecotype Alabama chromosome 5, SceUnd_v1.1, whole genome shotgun sequence includes:
- the MAVS gene encoding mitochondrial antiviral-signaling protein isoform X2: MSSFAEDKVKKYIKGNLTKFYRIRVAQMICLPCFTDTDRQEISAYYSRHGNNLAVFEFFERLQSREGWLQVLIDALREDNLGDLADDLQRVYNMYQPRNALSNSSSPVVNSPPSRELGAFGISLPSSAEQNPSPPFNIQSSREARPSAYLPPKSPGFASSTRKPDLPAMSDYHRPVQETDFPSQNSEISAEPKDHLGEVPGTPAPVASRSDFSSVAPKWGNPQPRPVFVKSGYFGNMSRMAGDTGASPTPVAHLGTKTSGNQPVEDHYSSADNVPAAAPKRQDDSQKEEQLGAWKTQIQWGYQKKRALGDPVESDSSATSSLQRQLGVEQGAPNQWKNSPIVTEKNVGTTSEASPVLSRTHNSWERGGHVPTNTASRGHSSVPRFGSTHSNHSQQPWSPTENAYVSPNPTTLLPWQRRPPLPDFEGFSSTDVIPPNSHMEPSSASSRGDLEDLKSPIQEEKWPVGRLDDSHTSALVQETVSVTQPPDIADGSTMNSRMRRNGSSRNDRVFYSSHDDDGPCKPGVLTSCLDASSLGQLQSGQETDPEYSGRSDRLCFSSEFSLNGDPLMPSDPSQNGQPEEKSSGSAVGIVLGKTGMGEGDSASFQAMNDNQDVSGSIRTFELRVKEDASINLAGAPNTIGYQELQPNQSPGAFPHSATGHPSSMPTDPHSEDSHQNQKTDGTPPWIPSDYTLLLVGFVLASVAGIAFILYKKK, encoded by the exons CAAGAGATAAGCGCCTACTACAGCAGACATGGGAACAATTTAGCCGTGTTTGAGTTCTTTGAACGCCTGCAAAGCAGAGAAGGCTGGTTGCAAGTACTCATAGATGCCCTCCGGGAAGACAACTTAGGAGACTTAGCCGATGACCTCCAGCGCGTTTATAATATGTATCAGCCCC GTAATGCTCTATCAAATTCTTCATCTCCTGTTGTGAATAGTCCTCCTTCGAGAGAATTGGGTGCCTTTGGGATCAGTCTGCCTTCTTCTGCTGAACAAAATCCATCGCCTCCATTTAATATTCAGAGTTCTAGGGAAGCCCGGCCTTCTGCCTACTTGCCTCCTAAGTCTCCAGGATTTGCATCCTCAACCAGAAAGCCAGACTTACCTGCAATGAGCGATTATCACCGTCCTGTTCAGGAAACTGACTTTCCATCTCAGAACAGCGAGATCTCAGCAGAACCAAAG GACCACCTTGGAGAGGTGCCTGGCACTCCTGCACCAGTGGCCTCAAGATCTGACTTCAGCAGtgtggctccaaaatggggcaACCCTCAGCCACGCCCCGTCTTTGTGAAATCTGGCTATTTTGGGAACATGAGTCGCATGGCTGGAGATACTGGTGCATCCCCAACCCCAGTTGCCCATCTTGGCACCAAGACATCTGGAAATCAGCCAGTGGAGGATCATTATTCATCTGCAGACAACGTCCCAGCAGCAGCTCCAAAGAGGCAAGATGACTCACAGAAGGAAGAGCAACTGGGAGCATGGAAGACCCAGATCCAATGGGGGTATCAGAAGAAGCGGGCGTTGGGTGATCCTGTAGAATCAGACAGCAGCGCCACCTCCAGCTTGCAAAGACAGTTGGGCGTAGAACAAGGAGCCCCGAATCAGTGGAAGAATAGTCCAATTGTTACAGAGAAAAATGTTGGAACAACATCAGAAGCTTCCCCAGTGCTCAGTAGAACTCATAATTCTTGGGAAAGAG GTGGCCATGTCCCCACAAACACCGCTTCCAGGGGCCATTCCAGTGTTCCTCGGTTTGGCAGCACTCATTCCAACCATTCTCAGCAACCCTGGAGCCCAACAGAAAACGCCTACGTTTCCCCAAATCCCACCACTCTGCTTCCATGGCAGAGACGGCCTCCTCTTCCCGACTTTGAAGGTTTCTCTTCcactgatgtaatcccacctaaCTCACACATGGAGCCTTCCTCTGCTTCAAGTAGAGGGGACTTGGAGGATCTAAAGTCTCCCATTCAAGAAGAAAAATGGCCTGTTGGAAGGCTGGATGACTCACACACTTCTGCATTGGTGCAAGAGACG GTGTCTGTAACCCAGCCTCCAGACATTGCGGATGGGAGCACAATGAATTCAAGGATGAGGAGGAATGGTTCTTCCCGGAACGACCGTGTCTTTTATAGTAGTCATGATGATGACGGTCCATGCAAACCTGGAGTCCTAACTTCATGCCTGGATGCGAGTTCTCTTGGGCAACTCCAGAGTGGCCAAGAGACAGATCCAGAATATTCTGGCAGATCGGACAGACTTTGTTTCAGCTCTGAGTTCTCTTTAAACGGAGACCCTTTAATGCCGAGTGATCCTAGCCAGAATGGACAGCCTGAAGAGAAGTCCTCTGGCTCAGCTGTAGGTATTGTTTTGGGAAAAACTGGGATGGGTGAAGGAGACAGTGCATCCTTTCAGGCCATGAATGACAACCAAGATGTCAGTGGGTCCATCAGGACCTTCGAGTTGCGGGTGAAGGAAGACGCCAGCATCAATCTTGCTGGTGCGCCCAATACAATTGGCTATCAAGAACTCCAGCCAAACCAATCTCCAGGTGCCTTCCCTCATTCAGCAACAGGGCATCCATCAAGCATGCCTACTGATCCCCACTCTGAGGATTCCCACCAAAACCAAAAAACCGATGGAACACCCCcatggattccaagtgattataCATTACTCCTTGTTGGATTTGTTCtggcatctgtggcaggcatagCTTTTATACTGTATAAGAAGAAGTAG
- the MAVS gene encoding mitochondrial antiviral-signaling protein isoform X1 gives MSSFAEDKVKKYIKGNLTKFYRIRVAQMICLPCFTDTDRQEISAYYSRHGNNLAVFEFFERLQSREGWLQVLIDALREDNLGDLADDLQRVYNMYQPRNALSNSSSPVVNSPPSRELGAFGISLPSSAEQNPSPPFNIQSSREARPSAYLPPKSPGFASSTRKPDLPAMSDYHRPVQETDFPSQNSEISAEPKVRHSATNLDSSPSPKSIAASPFNPRVAAEEEKPSNSQGPSATSGSPVVLIQDHLGEVPGTPAPVASRSDFSSVAPKWGNPQPRPVFVKSGYFGNMSRMAGDTGASPTPVAHLGTKTSGNQPVEDHYSSADNVPAAAPKRQDDSQKEEQLGAWKTQIQWGYQKKRALGDPVESDSSATSSLQRQLGVEQGAPNQWKNSPIVTEKNVGTTSEASPVLSRTHNSWERGGHVPTNTASRGHSSVPRFGSTHSNHSQQPWSPTENAYVSPNPTTLLPWQRRPPLPDFEGFSSTDVIPPNSHMEPSSASSRGDLEDLKSPIQEEKWPVGRLDDSHTSALVQETVSVTQPPDIADGSTMNSRMRRNGSSRNDRVFYSSHDDDGPCKPGVLTSCLDASSLGQLQSGQETDPEYSGRSDRLCFSSEFSLNGDPLMPSDPSQNGQPEEKSSGSAVGIVLGKTGMGEGDSASFQAMNDNQDVSGSIRTFELRVKEDASINLAGAPNTIGYQELQPNQSPGAFPHSATGHPSSMPTDPHSEDSHQNQKTDGTPPWIPSDYTLLLVGFVLASVAGIAFILYKKK, from the exons CAAGAGATAAGCGCCTACTACAGCAGACATGGGAACAATTTAGCCGTGTTTGAGTTCTTTGAACGCCTGCAAAGCAGAGAAGGCTGGTTGCAAGTACTCATAGATGCCCTCCGGGAAGACAACTTAGGAGACTTAGCCGATGACCTCCAGCGCGTTTATAATATGTATCAGCCCC GTAATGCTCTATCAAATTCTTCATCTCCTGTTGTGAATAGTCCTCCTTCGAGAGAATTGGGTGCCTTTGGGATCAGTCTGCCTTCTTCTGCTGAACAAAATCCATCGCCTCCATTTAATATTCAGAGTTCTAGGGAAGCCCGGCCTTCTGCCTACTTGCCTCCTAAGTCTCCAGGATTTGCATCCTCAACCAGAAAGCCAGACTTACCTGCAATGAGCGATTATCACCGTCCTGTTCAGGAAACTGACTTTCCATCTCAGAACAGCGAGATCTCAGCAGAACCAAAG GTTAGACACAGTGCCACAAATCTGGACTCTTCTCCATCACCCAAAAGCATTGCAGCCTCGCCATTTAATCCCAGAGTGGCAGCTGAGGAGGAGAAGCCTTCTAATTCCCAAGGCCCCTCTGCAACTAGTGGCTCTCCTGTGGTTTTGATACAGGACCACCTTGGAGAGGTGCCTGGCACTCCTGCACCAGTGGCCTCAAGATCTGACTTCAGCAGtgtggctccaaaatggggcaACCCTCAGCCACGCCCCGTCTTTGTGAAATCTGGCTATTTTGGGAACATGAGTCGCATGGCTGGAGATACTGGTGCATCCCCAACCCCAGTTGCCCATCTTGGCACCAAGACATCTGGAAATCAGCCAGTGGAGGATCATTATTCATCTGCAGACAACGTCCCAGCAGCAGCTCCAAAGAGGCAAGATGACTCACAGAAGGAAGAGCAACTGGGAGCATGGAAGACCCAGATCCAATGGGGGTATCAGAAGAAGCGGGCGTTGGGTGATCCTGTAGAATCAGACAGCAGCGCCACCTCCAGCTTGCAAAGACAGTTGGGCGTAGAACAAGGAGCCCCGAATCAGTGGAAGAATAGTCCAATTGTTACAGAGAAAAATGTTGGAACAACATCAGAAGCTTCCCCAGTGCTCAGTAGAACTCATAATTCTTGGGAAAGAG GTGGCCATGTCCCCACAAACACCGCTTCCAGGGGCCATTCCAGTGTTCCTCGGTTTGGCAGCACTCATTCCAACCATTCTCAGCAACCCTGGAGCCCAACAGAAAACGCCTACGTTTCCCCAAATCCCACCACTCTGCTTCCATGGCAGAGACGGCCTCCTCTTCCCGACTTTGAAGGTTTCTCTTCcactgatgtaatcccacctaaCTCACACATGGAGCCTTCCTCTGCTTCAAGTAGAGGGGACTTGGAGGATCTAAAGTCTCCCATTCAAGAAGAAAAATGGCCTGTTGGAAGGCTGGATGACTCACACACTTCTGCATTGGTGCAAGAGACG GTGTCTGTAACCCAGCCTCCAGACATTGCGGATGGGAGCACAATGAATTCAAGGATGAGGAGGAATGGTTCTTCCCGGAACGACCGTGTCTTTTATAGTAGTCATGATGATGACGGTCCATGCAAACCTGGAGTCCTAACTTCATGCCTGGATGCGAGTTCTCTTGGGCAACTCCAGAGTGGCCAAGAGACAGATCCAGAATATTCTGGCAGATCGGACAGACTTTGTTTCAGCTCTGAGTTCTCTTTAAACGGAGACCCTTTAATGCCGAGTGATCCTAGCCAGAATGGACAGCCTGAAGAGAAGTCCTCTGGCTCAGCTGTAGGTATTGTTTTGGGAAAAACTGGGATGGGTGAAGGAGACAGTGCATCCTTTCAGGCCATGAATGACAACCAAGATGTCAGTGGGTCCATCAGGACCTTCGAGTTGCGGGTGAAGGAAGACGCCAGCATCAATCTTGCTGGTGCGCCCAATACAATTGGCTATCAAGAACTCCAGCCAAACCAATCTCCAGGTGCCTTCCCTCATTCAGCAACAGGGCATCCATCAAGCATGCCTACTGATCCCCACTCTGAGGATTCCCACCAAAACCAAAAAACCGATGGAACACCCCcatggattccaagtgattataCATTACTCCTTGTTGGATTTGTTCtggcatctgtggcaggcatagCTTTTATACTGTATAAGAAGAAGTAG